In Simplicispira sp. 125, one DNA window encodes the following:
- a CDS encoding 2-oxoacid:ferredoxin oxidoreductase subunit beta: MTYLAKPRLHHPTLTHNKVGYTRRDYEGRISTLCAGCGHDSISAAIIQACWELDIEPHRVAKLSGIGCSSKTPDYFLGASHGFNTVHGRMPSVLTGANLANRDLLYLGVSGDGDSASIGLGQFANAMRRGVRMAYIVENNGVYGLTKGQFSATADRGSRSKKGVVNNDSPVDLVGLALQLGATYVARSFSGDKEQLVPLIKGAIGHGGAAFIDVISPCVTFNNHGGSTKSYDYVRQHNEAVSRIDFMPRHSEITAQYAPGEVIDVQQHDGALLRLRKLHTDYDPTDRYAALSYMNAHQARGEVVTGLLYLDPQATDLHLSLNTSDAPLNSLGPTQLCPGSKVLEKLNASLR; the protein is encoded by the coding sequence ATGACCTACCTCGCCAAGCCCCGGCTGCACCACCCCACGCTGACCCACAACAAGGTGGGCTACACGCGGCGCGACTACGAAGGCCGCATCTCTACCCTGTGCGCGGGCTGCGGGCACGACTCCATCTCGGCCGCCATCATCCAGGCATGCTGGGAGCTCGACATCGAGCCGCACCGCGTGGCCAAGCTCTCGGGCATCGGCTGCAGCTCCAAGACGCCAGACTACTTTCTGGGCGCCTCGCACGGCTTCAACACCGTGCACGGGCGCATGCCCTCGGTGCTGACCGGCGCCAACCTGGCCAACCGCGACCTGCTGTACCTGGGCGTCTCGGGCGATGGCGATTCGGCCTCCATCGGCCTTGGGCAGTTCGCCAATGCCATGCGCCGGGGCGTGCGCATGGCCTATATCGTCGAAAACAACGGCGTCTACGGCCTGACCAAGGGCCAGTTCTCGGCCACGGCGGACCGGGGTTCGCGCAGCAAGAAGGGCGTGGTCAACAACGACAGCCCGGTAGACCTGGTGGGCCTGGCGCTGCAACTGGGCGCCACCTATGTGGCGCGCAGCTTTTCGGGCGACAAGGAGCAACTCGTGCCGCTCATCAAAGGTGCCATCGGCCACGGCGGCGCGGCGTTCATCGACGTCATCAGCCCCTGCGTGACCTTCAACAACCACGGCGGCAGCACCAAGAGCTACGACTACGTGCGCCAGCACAACGAGGCCGTGAGCCGCATCGACTTCATGCCCCGGCACAGCGAAATCACGGCGCAGTACGCGCCCGGCGAAGTGATCGACGTGCAGCAGCACGACGGCGCCCTGCTGCGCCTGCGCAAGCTGCACACCGACTACGACCCCACCGACCGCTACGCCGCGCTCAGCTACATGAACGCCCACCAGGCGCGCGGCGAGGTAGTGACGGGCCTGCTCTACCTCGACCCGCAGGCCACCGACCTGCACCTGTCGCTCAACACCAGCGACGCACCGCTCAATAGCCTGGGGCCGACCCAACTCTGCCCCGGCTCGAAGGTGCTGGAAAAACTCAACGCATCGCTGCGCTGA